The window CATGAGGTTTGGAGCGAGCAGGCTTGTTCAACGCGCGTCCTTCGACAGAAAAGTCAGCTGAATAGAAAAGGCGATGGGTATCGCAGGAAAAGTGTGATTGCTTCAGACGCCTTCCGCAAACGCGGGCGAAGCGTCTCCGTCTTGGGTGGAGCCCTCCGATGATTCCGATTCGCGTTTCTTGCGGCCGCTGATCGGCACTGCCAAGGGGCCCCCAAACGCGTCGTAAACCACCAAGAAGTTCAGCAGCCCGGCAATCATCGTGTACCAAGTCCCCATTTCGTATCCCGAACCGCGCCGGGCGTACCAAGCGGCAACTTCGTCAGCCTCCGATTCATCGACGGGACGATGCGGAGGTGCCATGAAACCATTCCACAAAGGCTCGTAGTCCGAGCGGGTTCGACCACGATTGTCCGTCGCCAAACGCATTCGGTTGCCTTGAACCAGAGCGGGCAATGCCGCAGAACCCACGCCGGCCTGAAGAAAATAATGCCAGCGTTTGTCACCGGGATACCAAGAGGCGTAAACGACGTGGAAGCCACCCAAGGCGAAGCCCAACATCCAGATCGAGAGAATACTGATCACGAACAAAGTGCCCTTGGTGTGGCGACCTTGGTAGTAGTGACCCGCACCGGGAACCAGCCACGCCAAAAATGCCGCCAGGTAACGATTTCGCAAGTCGACCTGGATACCGTCGACTTCAATTTGCGAGTCGCCGTTGAACACCTTTGGATTGACTTTGATTTGCTCCGGCTTCGGTTTGGAGCCTTTTGCGGAGTCCGGCTTTGAATCGGTTTCGGTCGATTTCTCGCCAGGATTGGACTCAGCGTCTCGGGATTTGCGTGAACGTTGGGCCATGAGTGTGGAGCAGGCGAAAATTCGGATAGCGGGCGGATGCCCTGACGGTGGGGCGGGCGTGGAACGAGTCATTTTGCGAAATTCAGCCGGTGGGCGATAGCCAGTCCCTCCAATTCCGACGAGCGGAACGCCAATTCGCTGGCAAAG of the Rhodopirellula bahusiensis genome contains:
- a CDS encoding DUF6677 family protein, whose protein sequence is MAQRSRKSRDAESNPGEKSTETDSKPDSAKGSKPKPEQIKVNPKVFNGDSQIEVDGIQVDLRNRYLAAFLAWLVPGAGHYYQGRHTKGTLFVISILSIWMLGFALGGFHVVYASWYPGDKRWHYFLQAGVGSAALPALVQGNRMRLATDNRGRTRSDYEPLWNGFMAPPHRPVDESEADEVAAWYARRGSGYEMGTWYTMIAGLLNFLVVYDAFGGPLAVPISGRKKRESESSEGSTQDGDASPAFAEGV